In the Nicotiana tabacum cultivar K326 chromosome 16, ASM71507v2, whole genome shotgun sequence genome, one interval contains:
- the LOC107788618 gene encoding amino acid permease 3 isoform X1 yields MMAVSKEPQSVWTASAHIITAVIGSGVLSLAWAVAQLGWIAGPIVMILFSFVTYYTSALLADCYRSGDSVSGKRNYTYMDAVQANLGGLQVKICGWIQYANLFGVAIGYTIASSISMIAIKRSNCFHKHGDQAPCQVSSTPYMIMFGIIEIIFSQIPDFDQIWWLSIVAAVMSFTYSTIGLGLGVAKVAETGKIGGSLTGISIGTVTEMQKIWKSFQALGAIAFAYSYSLILIEIQDTLKSPPSESKTMKNATLISVAVTTVFYMLCGCFGYAAFGDLAPGNLLTGFGFYNPYWLLDIANIAIVVHLVGAYQVYCQPLFAFIEKTAAEWYPESKFIAKEISVPIIGYKSFKLNLFRIIWRTIFVIITTVISMLLPFFNDIVGILGAFGFWPLTVYFPVEMYIVQKKITKWSTKWICLQMLSVACLIISIAAAAGSFAGVVSDLQVYKPFKTT; encoded by the exons ATGATGGCCGTCTCAAAAGAACCG CAGAGCGTTTGGACGGCAAGTGCTCATATCATAACAGCTGTAATTGGTTCGGGAGTTTTGTCTTTAGCATGGGCAGTAGCTCAACTTGGTTGGATTGCTGGTCCTATTGTTATGATTTTGTTCTCTTTTGTTACTTATTACACTTCCGCTCTTCTTGCCGATTGTTACCGCTCCGGCGACTCTGTTTCCGGCAAGAGAAACTATACTTACATGGATGCTGTCCAAGCCAATCTTG GTGGGCTCCAAGTCAAGATTTGTGGATGGATTCAGTATGCGAATCTTTTTGGAGTTGCTATCGGATACACCATTGCATCTTCAATTAGCATGAT AGCTATTAAAAGGTCTAATTGTTTCCACAAACATGGTGATCAAGCTCCTTGTCAAGTATCCAGCACTCCATACATGATCATGTTtggaataatagaaatcatctTCTCCCAAATTCCAGATTTTGATCAGATTTGGTGGCTTTCAATTGTGGCTGCCGTTATGTCTTTCACTTACTCTACTATTGGACTAGGATTAGGAGTTGCTAAAGTGGCAG AAACTGGAAAAATCGGAGGAAGTCTCACTGGAATTAGCATCGGAACTGTGACTGAAATGCAAAAGATTTGGAAAAGCTTCCAAGCCCTTGGAGCTATCGCTTTTGCCTATTCTTACTCTCTCATCCTTATTGAGATTCAG GATACACTCAAATCTCCACCGTCAGAATCCAAGACAATGAAAAATGCAACTCTAATTAGTGTAGCAGTAACAACAGTTTTCTACATGCTCTGTGGCTGCTTTGGCTATGCAGCATTTGGAGATCTTGCTCCTGGAAACTTACTAACTGGTTTTGGATTCTACAATCCTTATTGGCTACTCGATATAGCGAACATAGCCATTGTCGTCCACCTTGTTGGTGCATACCAGGTTTACTGCCAGCCCCTTTTCGCCTTCATTGAAAAAACAGCAGCAGAATGGTACCCCGAGAGTAAATTCATTGCCAAAGAGATTAGTGTCCCGATTATAGGCTATAAATCCTTTAAACTCAACCTTTTCCGCATAATTTGGAGGACTATTTTCGTCATCATCACCACGGTCATATCTATGCTATTGCCATTCTTCAATGACATAGTTGGAATTCTTGGAGCCTTTGGGTTTTGGCCGCTAACAGTCTATTTCCCGGTGGAAATGTACATTGTGCAAAAGAAGATAACAAAATGGAGCACAAAATGGATTTGCCTTCAAATGCTTAGTGTTGCTTGCCTTATTATCTCAATTGCTGCAGCTGCTGGTTCTTTTGCTGGCGTTGTATCTGATCTACAAGTTTACAAGCCTTTTAAGACGACTTGA
- the LOC107788618 gene encoding amino acid permease 3 isoform X2 produces the protein MKMGENNNVASKHQVFDVSINVTESKCFDDDGRLKRTGSVWTASAHIITAVIGSGVLSLAWAVAQLGWIAGPIVMILFSFVTYYTSALLADCYRSGDSVSGKRNYTYMDAVQANLGGLQVKICGWIQYANLFGVAIGYTIASSISMIAIKRSNCFHKHGDQAPCQVSSTPYMIMFGIIEIIFSQIPDFDQIWWLSIVAAVMSFTYSTIGLGLGVAKVAETGKIGGSLTGISIGTVTEMQKIWKSFQALGAIAFAYSYSLILIEIQDTLKSPPSESKTMKNATLISVAVTTVFYMLCGCFGYAAFGDLAPGNLLTGFGFYNPYWLLDIANIAIVVHLVGAYQVYCQPLFAFIEKTAAEWYPESKFIAKEISVPIIGYKSFKLNLFRIIWRTIFVIITTVISMLLPFFNDIVGILGAFGFWPLTVYFPVEMYIVQKKITKWSTKWICLQMLSVACLIISIAAAAGSFAGVVSDLQVYKPFKTT, from the exons ATGAAG ATGGGAGAAAACAACAACGTTGCTTCAAAACACCAAGTGTTCGATGTTTCCATTAATGTGACTGAATCCAAGTGCTTTGACGATGATGGCCGTCTCAAAAGAACCGG GAGCGTTTGGACGGCAAGTGCTCATATCATAACAGCTGTAATTGGTTCGGGAGTTTTGTCTTTAGCATGGGCAGTAGCTCAACTTGGTTGGATTGCTGGTCCTATTGTTATGATTTTGTTCTCTTTTGTTACTTATTACACTTCCGCTCTTCTTGCCGATTGTTACCGCTCCGGCGACTCTGTTTCCGGCAAGAGAAACTATACTTACATGGATGCTGTCCAAGCCAATCTTG GTGGGCTCCAAGTCAAGATTTGTGGATGGATTCAGTATGCGAATCTTTTTGGAGTTGCTATCGGATACACCATTGCATCTTCAATTAGCATGAT AGCTATTAAAAGGTCTAATTGTTTCCACAAACATGGTGATCAAGCTCCTTGTCAAGTATCCAGCACTCCATACATGATCATGTTtggaataatagaaatcatctTCTCCCAAATTCCAGATTTTGATCAGATTTGGTGGCTTTCAATTGTGGCTGCCGTTATGTCTTTCACTTACTCTACTATTGGACTAGGATTAGGAGTTGCTAAAGTGGCAG AAACTGGAAAAATCGGAGGAAGTCTCACTGGAATTAGCATCGGAACTGTGACTGAAATGCAAAAGATTTGGAAAAGCTTCCAAGCCCTTGGAGCTATCGCTTTTGCCTATTCTTACTCTCTCATCCTTATTGAGATTCAG GATACACTCAAATCTCCACCGTCAGAATCCAAGACAATGAAAAATGCAACTCTAATTAGTGTAGCAGTAACAACAGTTTTCTACATGCTCTGTGGCTGCTTTGGCTATGCAGCATTTGGAGATCTTGCTCCTGGAAACTTACTAACTGGTTTTGGATTCTACAATCCTTATTGGCTACTCGATATAGCGAACATAGCCATTGTCGTCCACCTTGTTGGTGCATACCAGGTTTACTGCCAGCCCCTTTTCGCCTTCATTGAAAAAACAGCAGCAGAATGGTACCCCGAGAGTAAATTCATTGCCAAAGAGATTAGTGTCCCGATTATAGGCTATAAATCCTTTAAACTCAACCTTTTCCGCATAATTTGGAGGACTATTTTCGTCATCATCACCACGGTCATATCTATGCTATTGCCATTCTTCAATGACATAGTTGGAATTCTTGGAGCCTTTGGGTTTTGGCCGCTAACAGTCTATTTCCCGGTGGAAATGTACATTGTGCAAAAGAAGATAACAAAATGGAGCACAAAATGGATTTGCCTTCAAATGCTTAGTGTTGCTTGCCTTATTATCTCAATTGCTGCAGCTGCTGGTTCTTTTGCTGGCGTTGTATCTGATCTACAAGTTTACAAGCCTTTTAAGACGACTTGA